A genomic stretch from Edaphobacter aggregans includes:
- a CDS encoding oligosaccharide flippase family protein, with amino-acid sequence MQLRLRHIARSVLSNWLATAATLAVGFFLAPFIVHRLGNVAYGVWVLAISSVNYLSILDLGMASSVVRFVSKGHATQDHQGASEALSAVLWVRLQIGAFLLVLSGGLAAVFPLVFKIPAALAVDAREAILIIGVTATISMSFGVFSSTLSALNRYDLRSYVSLTTLTLRVVGVVSVLRAGHGIVAVALCELFAAVVGNGLLMFTAKRVYPELRIRLTKPRWEVLRKIWSYSIYAFLQTVAVQLVYQSDNLVVGAFISASAVTFYSIGNSLCRYTDQVVAAMTTTFTPAASSYEARGDTSGLRALYYNGTRAAMAFSLPIVITLIIRGGSFIGVWMGPQFSKTSGTVLAILATALMFSLSNTTGISIAFGVEKHQVLAKWALGEAIANLTLSIILARKFGLYGVAIGTLVPSLFVHLILWPRYVSRLVDVGYVQVFRNVLGPVFLCAVPFAVASYAVDILLPARTMLVFVLQTIALLPLFGIAIGLMFRNNVKRQILPIVRSFLYANAK; translated from the coding sequence TTGCAATTGCGTTTACGGCACATTGCGCGGAGTGTACTGTCCAACTGGCTTGCAACAGCTGCCACTCTGGCAGTTGGATTCTTTCTGGCACCCTTCATCGTCCATCGGCTAGGAAATGTGGCCTATGGGGTCTGGGTACTGGCAATCTCCTCCGTGAATTATCTGTCTATCCTCGATCTGGGCATGGCCAGTTCCGTTGTCAGGTTCGTTTCCAAGGGACATGCTACTCAGGATCATCAAGGGGCCTCCGAGGCCTTGTCGGCAGTGCTTTGGGTTCGTCTACAAATCGGAGCATTTCTGCTTGTGCTAAGCGGCGGACTTGCGGCAGTGTTTCCGCTCGTCTTCAAAATCCCTGCGGCACTGGCCGTCGATGCTCGCGAAGCCATCCTGATCATTGGGGTAACGGCCACAATTTCCATGTCGTTCGGAGTTTTCAGCTCCACACTTTCCGCATTGAACCGTTACGATCTGCGGAGCTATGTGTCACTGACCACGCTGACTCTACGCGTGGTCGGCGTTGTGAGCGTATTGCGTGCCGGCCACGGCATTGTTGCAGTTGCTCTCTGTGAACTTTTCGCAGCTGTGGTTGGTAATGGTTTGCTGATGTTTACTGCGAAAAGAGTATACCCCGAGCTGAGAATACGGCTGACCAAACCCAGATGGGAAGTTCTTCGCAAGATCTGGTCCTATAGCATCTACGCCTTCCTGCAAACGGTAGCGGTCCAATTGGTTTATCAGTCAGACAACCTGGTGGTTGGCGCGTTTATTTCGGCTTCCGCAGTAACCTTTTACTCGATCGGAAATTCTCTGTGCCGGTATACGGATCAGGTCGTCGCCGCGATGACCACAACATTTACTCCTGCTGCAAGTTCGTATGAAGCCCGAGGCGATACTTCAGGCTTGCGAGCCCTTTATTACAATGGAACCCGGGCCGCTATGGCATTTTCGCTGCCGATTGTTATCACTTTGATTATTCGCGGTGGCAGCTTTATTGGGGTGTGGATGGGCCCTCAGTTTTCCAAAACATCGGGGACGGTGCTTGCCATTCTGGCGACGGCTCTCATGTTTTCCTTATCGAACACCACCGGAATCTCGATCGCTTTTGGAGTCGAAAAACATCAAGTGCTTGCTAAGTGGGCACTCGGAGAGGCCATAGCGAACCTGACGCTCAGTATTATTCTGGCGCGCAAGTTTGGACTCTATGGCGTGGCAATCGGTACGCTGGTGCCAAGCCTGTTTGTCCATCTGATTCTGTGGCCACGCTATGTCTCCAGGCTCGTGGACGTTGGTTACGTCCAGGTTTTTCGAAATGTTTTGGGGCCGGTCTTTCTCTGTGCAGTGCCGTTTGCCGTCGCCTCGTACGCAGTCGATATACTCTTGCCGGCGCGCACTATGCTAGTGTTTGTTCTACAGACGATCGCGCTCCTCCCCCTTTTTGGGATTGCCATTGGCCTAATGTTTAGGAACAATGTTAAGCGTCAGATCCTTCCCATAGTCAGGTCCTTTTTATATGCTAATGCAAAGTAA
- a CDS encoding glycosyltransferase, with the protein MNREDRADQKLTIAHFMPWSGVGGVEIATLRMVEATNDRFRHVVFCLDDASSLMDSFEKLGVETVTYAPPEPSLRHGIRFYKKSRAVARQLQAVGADVVHFSETKAAYHNSLAALLVRSRMMCHVRNTYPDVSLREKLTLLPVHRFIFVSYEAKRHFSVSMPAEKTRVIYDAIEIPAMDMAASNAAVRRELGIPSECTVVGMVARVNPQKDYFTLASAAAEVLRKHPDTRFLVVGDNSLVDLNRRHYEEVVNKLNELGIADKFIFTGHRNDVSRLIAAMDISVLSTHREGFGLCIAESMAMQKPVVATAVGGLLEVVEHDVTGYLHQHGNSKELADAIIKLIDDPERANQLGLAGCEHVRQNYSGEKFVDEISKAYSDVMRP; encoded by the coding sequence ATGAATCGCGAAGACAGAGCTGACCAGAAGCTTACAATTGCCCACTTTATGCCGTGGAGTGGTGTGGGTGGAGTTGAAATCGCTACTCTTCGCATGGTCGAGGCAACAAACGACCGATTCCGTCATGTTGTATTTTGTCTGGATGACGCTTCGTCGTTGATGGACTCTTTCGAGAAGCTCGGGGTCGAAACGGTAACATATGCTCCCCCTGAGCCCAGTCTGCGACATGGAATCAGATTTTACAAAAAGTCGCGTGCCGTGGCGCGACAACTTCAAGCCGTCGGAGCGGATGTGGTTCACTTTTCCGAGACCAAGGCGGCCTATCATAATAGCCTTGCTGCCCTTCTGGTGCGATCTCGCATGATGTGCCATGTCAGGAACACCTACCCGGACGTTAGCCTGCGCGAGAAGCTCACGCTGTTGCCGGTTCATCGCTTCATCTTCGTATCGTACGAAGCGAAGCGTCATTTTAGTGTCTCTATGCCTGCCGAGAAAACGCGCGTTATCTATGACGCGATAGAAATACCAGCCATGGATATGGCCGCGAGCAATGCAGCGGTCAGACGCGAACTGGGAATTCCGTCCGAATGCACAGTGGTTGGGATGGTTGCCAGAGTCAATCCGCAGAAGGATTATTTTACTTTGGCATCTGCTGCTGCCGAGGTTCTACGTAAGCACCCCGATACTCGGTTTTTAGTAGTGGGCGACAATTCCCTTGTTGATTTGAATCGACGCCACTATGAAGAAGTAGTCAACAAACTTAATGAATTAGGTATTGCGGATAAGTTTATCTTTACGGGCCATCGAAACGATGTGTCTCGGCTGATTGCCGCAATGGACATATCCGTACTCTCCACTCATCGAGAGGGTTTTGGGCTTTGCATTGCGGAGTCAATGGCGATGCAAAAACCCGTCGTAGCGACAGCTGTCGGCGGTCTGTTGGAAGTTGTCGAACATGACGTGACCGGGTATTTACATCAGCACGGTAACAGCAAAGAGCTTGCAGATGCGATCATCAAATTGATAGATGATCCCGAAAGGGCGAATCAACTTGGCCTGGCGGGCTGCGAACACGTACGGCAGAATTATTCTGGCGAGAAATTTGTTGATGAGATTTCGAAGGCATATTCCGATGTGATGCGCCCGTGA
- a CDS encoding glycosyltransferase, with product MQSNTIQRREGGRRTLGHGRTEPPLVSIITVVFRAKDDLASILNSIFEHNPRDFELIVIDGNSGDGTVELLQEWDEKVDYWLSEPDMGIYDAMNKAQAVAQGDFLLHLNAGDKLLQLPKEELELARRENIDVATFRVSVDGTREFIPSCGSMLKLKNTLHHQGTFYRRQTFLPYDLRYKILADYDVNQRLALRGAKMKAFDKVVAWHASGGLCDNIDGYSEHASILRKNYGWPYVVASLMLNEWKGIKARRKAALKRWLQKRRASK from the coding sequence ATGCAATCGAATACGATCCAGCGGCGCGAAGGCGGCCGGCGGACTCTCGGACATGGGCGAACTGAACCGCCACTAGTTTCGATCATTACCGTTGTCTTTCGTGCCAAGGACGACCTTGCCAGTATTCTGAACAGTATCTTCGAGCATAACCCGCGCGACTTTGAATTGATCGTGATTGATGGCAACTCCGGCGATGGAACTGTCGAGTTGTTGCAGGAATGGGATGAGAAGGTCGACTATTGGCTGAGCGAGCCGGACATGGGTATCTATGACGCGATGAATAAGGCCCAGGCCGTAGCACAGGGCGACTTTCTCCTCCATTTGAATGCAGGAGATAAACTGTTGCAGTTGCCCAAGGAGGAGCTTGAACTCGCACGTCGTGAGAATATTGACGTTGCAACTTTTCGTGTGTCAGTCGATGGGACTCGCGAGTTTATTCCTTCCTGTGGTTCGATGCTCAAGTTGAAGAACACCCTTCATCATCAAGGGACGTTCTACCGTCGGCAGACGTTTCTTCCGTATGACCTGCGGTACAAGATTCTTGCTGATTATGACGTAAACCAGCGATTGGCATTGCGCGGTGCGAAGATGAAAGCGTTTGATAAGGTTGTTGCCTGGCACGCTTCGGGCGGGCTCTGTGACAACATCGATGGATATAGCGAGCACGCCAGCATTCTCCGCAAAAATTACGGATGGCCTTACGTGGTAGCATCGCTGATGCTGAATGAGTGGAAGGGGATTAAGGCCAGGCGAAAGGCTGCGCTGAAACGCTGGCTGCAAAAAAGACGCGCTTCCAAATGA
- a CDS encoding class I SAM-dependent methyltransferase, with amino-acid sequence MISLEETLDLGRLDAVVSCPVCSSANISPVGKKLTIHPKATSRFSIFSCDNCGHWSTDPLPQQDYLLQLYSEGSLSVYGAGWQKVVSEQFEAKTAEECLGKHGWIVDAERAREPGNYLEIGPGNCAVLRSFEAMNWKCHAIEPGSWSKDRPGFYDSIAQLPDVQFDVAVANDVLEHVSDPRALLSEVSRVLKPGARFYSCFPNADSIRARIQGTNWRMVRPIGHVHYFSKQSAAGLLKGCGYNVRMMRTYDLLIDLDLVEIARSLAHLRVKYACKTIADVMVSGTISALGAGDQWRVVAIRD; translated from the coding sequence ATGATTTCATTAGAAGAAACCTTAGATCTGGGTCGTCTAGACGCAGTTGTGTCGTGCCCGGTTTGCTCATCAGCTAATATCTCCCCTGTTGGTAAGAAGCTGACAATTCATCCGAAAGCTACGAGTCGCTTCTCCATTTTTTCCTGTGACAACTGTGGCCATTGGAGTACCGATCCGCTTCCTCAGCAGGACTATCTTCTTCAGCTGTACAGCGAAGGTTCTCTCAGCGTCTATGGCGCGGGCTGGCAAAAGGTTGTAAGCGAGCAATTTGAGGCCAAGACCGCTGAGGAGTGCCTCGGCAAGCACGGTTGGATCGTGGACGCAGAAAGGGCTCGCGAGCCAGGCAATTACCTTGAAATTGGTCCTGGCAATTGCGCTGTGCTTCGTAGTTTCGAGGCGATGAACTGGAAGTGCCATGCGATCGAGCCTGGGAGCTGGTCGAAAGATAGGCCTGGATTCTATGACAGCATTGCGCAGTTGCCCGACGTTCAGTTTGATGTGGCGGTGGCTAACGACGTATTAGAACATGTGTCTGATCCACGCGCGCTGTTGTCTGAGGTTTCTCGTGTTCTCAAGCCGGGAGCTCGCTTCTATTCCTGCTTTCCGAATGCTGACTCTATCAGAGCACGCATTCAGGGGACTAATTGGAGAATGGTTCGACCGATAGGCCACGTCCATTACTTTTCTAAGCAATCGGCGGCGGGTCTCCTGAAAGGCTGTGGCTACAATGTACGAATGATGCGCACTTATGACCTGCTCATTGATTTGGACTTGGTGGAAATTGCCAGATCGCTTGCTCATTTACGCGTAAAGTACGCTTGTAAAACAATCGCCGATGTAATGGTATCGGGTACAATATCCGCTTTGGGAGCTGGGGACCAGTGGCGAGTCGTGGCAATCCGCGATTAG
- a CDS encoding glycosyltransferase family 2 protein, with product MESSELNAAPLVSVAITAFNSANWLPRALDSVLAQRTDFPIEIVIGDDCSQDTTLEVARSYRERHPDVIRILERSKNVGIQRNYYETFETCRGKFIAWLDGDDYWTDPEKLAIQVKAMESDPSINLCGHYIRVVSRDGEVKQDRSPSMPPGRYGLEEMLHSCFIPSLSAMFRNGIHRQLPAWYFDLAPVTEWPIWVLAALSGNVVLLDRVMADYMHTPGSAAWSQGDLFRETMEAKFYEQIESVLPSKWHRLVRAEKGKRYEAMAYFLRKQGHFRASREAALKAFRSPLLLDSVGSKTKALFAAVVRETEWRFRRRRIADSM from the coding sequence ATGGAAAGTTCGGAGCTAAACGCAGCTCCCCTAGTGAGCGTGGCGATTACTGCGTTCAATTCAGCCAACTGGTTACCACGAGCTCTTGATAGCGTGCTTGCCCAGCGAACTGATTTTCCAATCGAGATAGTTATTGGTGATGACTGCTCTCAGGACACAACCCTCGAGGTTGCTCGTTCTTATCGAGAGCGGCATCCAGATGTGATCAGGATATTGGAACGAAGCAAGAATGTCGGCATTCAGCGCAACTATTATGAGACCTTTGAAACTTGCCGCGGTAAGTTCATTGCATGGCTGGATGGGGATGACTACTGGACGGACCCCGAGAAATTAGCGATTCAGGTGAAAGCTATGGAATCGGATCCGTCTATAAATCTGTGCGGTCACTATATTCGAGTAGTTTCGAGAGACGGAGAAGTAAAACAAGATAGATCTCCCTCCATGCCTCCTGGGCGGTATGGACTTGAAGAGATGCTTCACAGCTGCTTTATCCCTAGCCTCTCAGCGATGTTCCGCAATGGTATCCACCGTCAGTTGCCGGCGTGGTACTTTGATCTGGCGCCCGTCACTGAGTGGCCGATTTGGGTGTTGGCTGCTCTTTCGGGGAATGTCGTTTTACTGGATCGCGTAATGGCAGATTACATGCATACGCCGGGCAGCGCCGCCTGGAGTCAGGGAGACCTGTTCAGGGAAACGATGGAAGCAAAATTCTATGAACAGATTGAGAGCGTCCTTCCGTCGAAGTGGCACAGGCTCGTTCGTGCAGAGAAGGGCAAGCGCTATGAAGCGATGGCATACTTCCTTAGAAAACAGGGGCACTTTCGTGCATCGCGAGAGGCGGCGTTGAAGGCATTTCGCTCGCCACTTCTCCTGGACAGCGTGGGCAGCAAGACGAAGGCGCTGTTTGCTGCTGTAGTGCGCGAAACGGAGTGGAGATTTCGGCGTCGGCGGATTGCGGACTCAATGTAG
- a CDS encoding serine O-acetyltransferase, translating into MASTLWQTLQADVYRYRGQANTRAFLSAYIREPGFRFTYYLRKVAFYSKRKKSFGIFPYIYNRIQLHHYRFKYGFDISPTTDIGPGLFIGHFGGVVISPHAILGANVNIAQGVTIGATSRGSRKGAPTLEDRVWVGANAIIVGKVTIGHDALIAPGAYVNFDVPSSAVIVGNPGKVVSTAGSVGYVNNTIDPFSTEDLGNLHQAAQSGLEINTELPKATTDKS; encoded by the coding sequence TTGGCCTCTACGCTTTGGCAAACGTTACAAGCTGATGTTTACCGTTACCGCGGACAAGCAAATACACGCGCTTTTCTGTCAGCATATATTCGCGAGCCGGGTTTTCGCTTTACGTACTATCTGCGCAAAGTTGCCTTCTATAGCAAGCGAAAGAAATCCTTCGGCATCTTTCCCTATATTTACAACCGAATCCAGCTTCATCACTATCGCTTCAAGTATGGCTTTGACATCTCCCCTACCACTGACATTGGCCCAGGTTTATTCATTGGGCACTTTGGAGGAGTCGTCATCAGTCCTCACGCGATTTTAGGAGCCAACGTTAACATTGCACAGGGAGTCACTATCGGAGCCACGAGCCGGGGCTCGCGTAAGGGGGCACCCACCCTAGAGGATCGAGTCTGGGTGGGCGCAAATGCGATTATCGTTGGGAAAGTGACCATTGGACACGATGCACTTATCGCTCCAGGTGCTTATGTCAACTTTGACGTACCCAGTTCAGCCGTCATTGTAGGGAACCCTGGCAAGGTTGTTTCGACCGCCGGTTCTGTCGGTTATGTGAATAACACGATTGATCCTTTTTCAACTGAAGATCTCGGAAATCTTCACCAAGCCGCTCAAAGCGGCCTCGAGATCAATACGGAACTCCCTAAAGCTACGACGGATAAATCGTAA
- a CDS encoding polysaccharide deacetylase family protein yields MDLFVQVREATDSGLYPEITFDDGHISNSEFALPILQSRGLKAHFFITVGWTGKRAGYMDWPELRALHQGGQLIGAHGWTHTLLTHCSVKDLQTELGNARLTLEDKLGTSITTMSLPGGRYNRRVITACQEAGYTEIYTSIPRAETAPLGPMIGRLNIRGNMNLEFIAKVLRPDSNVLSSLERQYQIKATAKTLLGDRLYEKLWALLNRKEHDTDGGWATAE; encoded by the coding sequence ATGGATCTTTTTGTTCAAGTGCGGGAGGCAACGGATTCGGGGCTATATCCCGAGATAACTTTTGATGATGGACATATTTCGAACTCTGAGTTCGCCCTACCCATTCTGCAATCGCGAGGCCTGAAGGCGCACTTCTTTATTACCGTGGGCTGGACGGGGAAGAGAGCTGGCTATATGGACTGGCCAGAGCTCAGAGCTCTTCATCAGGGCGGTCAGTTGATCGGTGCTCATGGATGGACGCATACGCTCCTTACTCATTGCAGCGTCAAGGATCTACAGACAGAGCTGGGTAATGCGAGACTGACGCTTGAGGATAAGCTGGGAACATCTATTACTACAATGTCCCTTCCAGGAGGCCGCTACAATCGCCGAGTCATCACGGCCTGCCAGGAAGCAGGCTACACAGAGATCTACACCTCTATTCCAAGAGCCGAGACGGCGCCGCTGGGCCCAATGATTGGTCGGTTGAATATTCGCGGGAATATGAATCTCGAATTTATTGCCAAAGTCCTTCGACCCGACAGTAATGTTCTGTCGAGCCTGGAACGTCAATATCAGATAAAGGCAACCGCGAAAACTCTACTCGGAGACCGGCTGTATGAAAAACTTTGGGCGCTTCTGAATAGAAAAGAACACGATACCGATGGCGGCTGGGCTACTGCTGAATGA
- a CDS encoding glycosyltransferase family 4 protein, protein MKILHIISSGGMYGAEAVILNMSRALNESGHNSVLGVFSNSSNPNTQLHEGAAKEGIESHLIPCKGQMDRTVLTSIRELASRTNADVIHAHGYKADIYLYSAMRMGGVPLVSTCHTWYDNDPFVFLYGVADRFVLRNYAAVVAVSDEVKQRLLKAGVRKEKIHLIRNGIDLRPFDNARPTLRGDSTGDAALIIGLVGRLSKEKGVDLFIRAAARALVEFPRARFLVLGEGPDRDKLESLIDELNIGDSLQLLGQLDNMPSIYASLDLMVSASRQEGLPIAILEGMASRLPVIATAVGDVPTVVLDGRTGVLVSAENIEALSAGIIELLRDTAKCKRLGVAARQFIEKEFSAERMTTDYLRVYESASRTSKARRFEATRPLGEKTK, encoded by the coding sequence ATGAAGATCCTGCACATCATTAGCAGCGGAGGAATGTACGGCGCGGAAGCTGTCATTCTGAATATGTCGCGAGCTCTCAATGAGAGTGGTCATAACAGCGTGCTTGGCGTTTTCTCAAACTCTTCGAATCCAAATACTCAGCTTCATGAAGGGGCCGCGAAAGAGGGCATCGAATCCCATCTGATTCCCTGCAAAGGGCAAATGGATCGGACAGTACTTACAAGCATCCGCGAGCTTGCATCTCGAACGAACGCAGATGTCATTCATGCTCATGGCTATAAGGCAGATATTTACCTCTACTCTGCAATGCGAATGGGGGGAGTGCCGTTAGTCTCCACCTGTCACACCTGGTATGACAATGATCCTTTCGTCTTCTTATATGGTGTAGCGGATCGTTTTGTGCTGCGAAACTATGCGGCAGTTGTGGCTGTCTCAGATGAAGTCAAACAGAGATTACTGAAAGCCGGAGTCCGCAAAGAGAAAATTCACCTGATTCGAAACGGAATTGACCTTCGTCCGTTCGATAACGCCCGCCCCACTCTTCGCGGAGATTCGACAGGAGATGCTGCTCTCATTATTGGATTGGTTGGGCGTTTGTCCAAGGAGAAGGGAGTCGATCTTTTTATACGTGCAGCTGCCCGCGCCCTGGTCGAGTTCCCGCGCGCGAGATTTTTGGTCCTCGGTGAAGGGCCGGATCGAGATAAGCTGGAGTCCTTGATCGATGAGCTTAATATTGGGGATAGCCTTCAACTCCTGGGCCAACTCGATAATATGCCGTCGATATATGCTTCACTGGATCTCATGGTTTCGGCATCGCGACAGGAAGGACTGCCCATAGCGATTCTGGAGGGGATGGCCAGCAGGCTTCCGGTGATTGCAACCGCCGTAGGTGATGTGCCGACCGTTGTGCTGGATGGCCGAACAGGAGTGCTTGTATCTGCTGAAAATATTGAAGCGCTCTCTGCAGGAATCATAGAGCTGCTGCGGGATACTGCAAAGTGCAAGCGCCTCGGAGTGGCGGCGAGACAGTTCATCGAAAAAGAGTTTTCTGCCGAACGAATGACAACGGATTATCTCCGTGTGTATGAATCTGCAAGCCGAACGAGCAAGGCAAGGCGATTTGAAGCTACTCGGCCTCTCGGAGAGAAAACGAAGTGA
- a CDS encoding glycosyltransferase family 4 protein, which produces MMDMLATVPYYTAYLAKALLLEHVDVTVGSISYYLDPSCFSSRGIEIDPGLLDVVGKFHLSRLPRRILKLIEAILNLSALSIRFLVAAPPDVIHVQYLPMLMWRVPLDLWFVEFCRKRGSKTVLTVHDLLPHDTGEAYKQTFHDLYRMVDRIICHSDHIRARLGAEFSVPEEKIAVIPHGPFFYDLPAVGSEQTLQNFQIGPDKVTILWQGIIFPYKGIDLLLDAWQKVEENTQDACLVVAGTGAPELLEQIREQVKQLDLKRVKLHFRFISTEDLVALYRVADVVVYPYRAITTSGALATGLALGKAIVASDLPVFRELLTDRENALLVDPQDSLKLAGALIELTQDAALRERLAGKVRQMNFGDHSWHSIARKTMQAYESVLLYPLS; this is translated from the coding sequence ATGATGGATATGTTGGCGACGGTGCCATACTACACCGCATATCTTGCCAAGGCGCTGCTACTGGAGCACGTCGATGTAACTGTCGGATCGATCTCCTACTATCTGGATCCCAGTTGCTTCTCGAGTCGTGGAATTGAGATCGATCCGGGGTTGCTCGATGTAGTGGGCAAGTTTCATTTATCCCGGCTGCCGCGCCGAATCTTAAAGTTGATTGAGGCGATTCTGAATCTTTCTGCACTGAGCATTCGCTTTCTGGTCGCTGCTCCTCCCGATGTAATTCATGTGCAATATCTGCCAATGCTCATGTGGCGGGTTCCACTCGATCTGTGGTTTGTTGAATTCTGCCGAAAGCGGGGTTCGAAGACTGTGCTGACAGTTCACGATCTACTACCCCACGATACCGGTGAGGCATACAAGCAGACCTTCCATGATCTCTATCGTATGGTCGACAGGATTATCTGCCACTCTGACCACATCCGCGCAAGGCTTGGTGCGGAATTTAGTGTGCCTGAAGAAAAGATAGCTGTTATTCCACATGGTCCATTCTTCTATGATCTTCCTGCAGTGGGTTCCGAACAGACGTTGCAGAATTTTCAGATTGGGCCCGATAAAGTTACGATCCTGTGGCAGGGAATTATCTTTCCATACAAAGGGATAGATCTCCTGCTGGATGCCTGGCAAAAAGTCGAGGAAAATACCCAGGACGCTTGCCTTGTCGTTGCCGGTACAGGAGCACCAGAGTTGCTTGAGCAGATTCGCGAACAAGTCAAACAACTTGATCTGAAGCGGGTGAAGCTTCACTTTCGGTTCATCTCCACCGAAGATTTGGTGGCTCTATATCGAGTGGCGGACGTTGTCGTTTATCCCTATCGTGCGATTACAACCAGTGGTGCGCTTGCGACAGGGCTGGCTCTGGGAAAAGCTATTGTCGCTAGCGATCTACCAGTCTTTCGTGAGTTGCTGACGGATCGAGAGAATGCGCTGCTGGTTGATCCACAAGATTCCCTTAAGCTTGCGGGGGCACTGATTGAGCTGACTCAGGATGCAGCCTTGCGGGAGCGGCTTGCTGGTAAGGTGCGCCAGATGAACTTCGGTGACCACTCGTGGCACTCCATCGCCAGGAAGACCATGCAAGCCTATGAGAGTGTTTTGCTTTATCCGCTCTCTTAG